A single window of Streptomyces aquilus DNA harbors:
- a CDS encoding (2Fe-2S)-binding protein — protein sequence MPRHTFVLNGRHVTVDAPDDMPLLWVLRDLLDVTGPKYGCGVGVCRACTSHLDGAEIQPCVVPVADCARREVTTIEGLADGDTLHPVQQAWLDCDVSQCGFCQPGQIMAAAALLKRTPEPTDADIDAIENVCRCGTYSRIREAIKKAATAGD from the coding sequence ATGCCCCGTCACACCTTCGTCCTGAACGGCAGACATGTCACCGTCGACGCCCCCGACGACATGCCGCTGCTGTGGGTGCTGCGCGACCTGCTGGACGTCACCGGCCCCAAGTACGGCTGCGGTGTCGGTGTCTGCCGCGCCTGTACGAGCCATCTCGACGGCGCCGAGATACAGCCCTGCGTCGTCCCCGTCGCCGACTGCGCCCGGCGCGAGGTCACCACCATCGAGGGCCTCGCCGACGGCGACACCCTGCACCCCGTGCAGCAGGCCTGGCTCGACTGCGACGTCTCCCAGTGCGGGTTCTGCCAGCCAGGGCAGATCATGGCCGCGGCCGCCCTGCTGAAGAGGACGCCCGAGCCGACCGACGCCGACATCGACGCCATCGAGAACGTGTGCCGCTGCGGGACGTACTCCCGTATCCGGGAGGCGATCAAGAAGGCGGCGACCGCCGGAGACTGA
- a CDS encoding purine-cytosine permease family protein, whose product MTNARESLDNSPRQLQVETHGLDVIGDAERKGTPRTLFWPWFGANVSILGLSYGAFALGFGISFWQALIAGVIGIVFSFLLCGFVAVAGKRGSAPTMVLSRAAYGVRGNRLPSVISWVLTVGWETVLCALATLATATVFDRLGWGGGTGTQVVALIVVAGLTVVGGVMGFDVIMRLQTLITVVTGVLTVVYVCLVADHIHWSTVSDLPAGSAQEFIGALVFMMTGFGLGWVNAAADYSRYLPRTSSSRGVIGWTTFGASVAPLLLLVFGLLLAGSSTALNAAVAADPIGALTTILPTWFLVPFAVVAVLGLVGGAVLDIYSSGLALLSAGLRIPRPLAALVDGVLMIAGAVYIVFFADDFLGPFMGFLTTLGVPIAAWCGILLADVLLRRRDYAEPDLYRPDGRYGDVPLTPLLLTLAATAVGWGLVTNASADWLTWQGYLLDPLGLGGKSGAWAYANLGVLAALALGFLGTLTLRRGRVREQEAQVSAV is encoded by the coding sequence ATGACGAACGCCCGGGAATCCCTCGACAACAGCCCGAGACAGCTCCAGGTGGAGACGCACGGCCTCGACGTGATCGGCGACGCCGAACGCAAGGGCACCCCGCGGACGCTGTTCTGGCCGTGGTTCGGTGCCAATGTCTCCATCCTGGGACTGAGCTACGGCGCCTTCGCGCTCGGCTTCGGCATCTCCTTCTGGCAGGCCCTGATCGCCGGCGTCATCGGCATCGTCTTCTCCTTCCTGCTGTGCGGCTTCGTCGCCGTCGCGGGCAAACGCGGCTCCGCCCCGACGATGGTGCTCAGCCGGGCCGCGTACGGCGTCCGTGGCAACCGGCTGCCGTCGGTGATCTCCTGGGTGCTCACGGTCGGCTGGGAGACGGTCCTGTGCGCCCTCGCCACCCTGGCCACCGCGACCGTCTTCGACCGGCTCGGCTGGGGCGGCGGCACCGGGACCCAGGTGGTCGCCCTGATCGTGGTCGCCGGGCTCACCGTCGTCGGCGGGGTCATGGGCTTCGACGTGATCATGCGGCTTCAGACCCTGATCACCGTGGTCACGGGGGTGCTGACGGTCGTGTACGTGTGTCTCGTCGCCGACCACATCCACTGGAGCACCGTCAGTGACCTCCCGGCGGGCTCCGCGCAGGAGTTCATCGGCGCGCTGGTGTTCATGATGACCGGCTTCGGCCTCGGCTGGGTCAACGCCGCCGCGGACTACTCCCGCTATCTGCCACGCACCTCGTCGAGCCGGGGCGTGATCGGCTGGACGACGTTCGGCGCGTCGGTGGCACCGCTGCTCCTGCTGGTGTTCGGGCTGCTCCTCGCGGGCTCGTCGACCGCTCTGAACGCGGCCGTCGCCGCCGACCCCATCGGCGCGCTGACCACGATCCTGCCGACGTGGTTCCTGGTCCCGTTCGCCGTGGTGGCGGTGCTGGGCCTGGTCGGCGGCGCGGTCCTGGACATCTACTCGTCCGGCCTGGCGCTGCTGTCGGCGGGCCTGCGCATCCCGCGCCCGCTGGCCGCCCTCGTCGACGGCGTGCTCATGATCGCGGGCGCCGTCTACATCGTCTTCTTCGCCGACGACTTCCTGGGGCCGTTCATGGGCTTCCTGACCACCCTCGGCGTCCCGATCGCCGCGTGGTGCGGCATCCTGCTCGCGGACGTCCTGCTCCGCCGCCGCGACTACGCGGAGCCCGACCTCTACCGCCCCGACGGCCGCTACGGCGACGTCCCCCTGACGCCCCTGCTCCTCACGCTGGCCGCGACCGCCGTCGGCTGGGGCCTGGTCACCAACGCGTCCGCGGACTGGCTGACATGGCAGGGTTATCTCCTCGACCCGCTGGGCCTGGGCGGCAAGTCGGGCGCCTGGGCCTACGCCAACCTGGGCGTCCTCGCGGCGCTGGCGCTGGGCTTCCTGGGCACGCTCACGCTGCGCCGAGGACGGGTGCGTGAGCAGGAGGCGCAGGTGAGCGCCGTATGA
- a CDS encoding xanthine dehydrogenase family protein molybdopterin-binding subunit, whose amino-acid sequence MVYTLAASTLTVAAPLGCDAPAAEGATARRSDVVVTGTDDEMLVLEITRDNKVVVRLPRVEVGQGVTTAVAMMIAEELDARLTDVDIPLAEARTKGNQYTGGSNSVSSLYGPARNLAATARARLVTAAARRWRLPARVLRTRDTMVVAPDGRTATFGSLTETAARVRRPRVSSKPKPASRHRVIGHPTTRIDAHDIVTGRARYTGDLSAAAAKPTVVARPPTLGGKVVSVDDRAARALPGVLEVVRIPGGVAVVAESFHYAFKARDALRITWSDGPLAELSDAAIRSRLRAAVPPLGRPPRGSAQLEERFEFAFVGHAPMEVLTAVADVRARRAEIWFSSQSPMGAREDIASAVGLPASAVRVHVVRGGGSFGRRLDHDAAMEAALISKKAHLPVKLMWSRADDIKHGRMRPAFQHRIRVSHAQGRVVAFAHATASVSEAWEGKSALGGTRGVVTSAQGGTRGVVTSARGGTARGATSARGGTVRGATSARGGITAAATSPLPSDSGLYNFGKLSGDSGSVELAMPLGAWRSVDSGTVRTAEEIVVDEIARTLGKDPVAFRRTTLRGKAVRAVLDKVATAGQWGRTMPAGQAQGVAVHEEYGSCVACLVEIDAVDPENPRVTKVVMAADVGTAVNPRGLEAQLMGTAVDGISTILRAGLHIDRGAVRESSYADFHWARQRHAPLHFEAHILPTGGEPGGAGELGVPAAAGAVANAYARATGTKPRRFPLNF is encoded by the coding sequence GTGGTCTACACGCTGGCGGCGTCCACGCTGACCGTCGCGGCCCCGCTCGGCTGCGACGCGCCGGCGGCCGAGGGCGCGACCGCCCGGCGATCCGACGTCGTCGTGACCGGCACCGACGACGAGATGCTGGTCCTGGAGATCACCCGGGACAACAAGGTCGTCGTACGCCTGCCGCGCGTCGAGGTCGGCCAGGGCGTCACCACCGCCGTCGCCATGATGATCGCCGAGGAACTCGACGCCCGGCTCACCGACGTCGACATCCCGCTGGCCGAGGCCCGGACCAAGGGCAACCAGTACACCGGCGGCTCCAACTCGGTCAGTTCGCTCTACGGCCCCGCCCGCAACCTCGCCGCCACGGCCCGCGCCCGGCTCGTCACCGCCGCGGCGCGCCGCTGGCGGCTGCCCGCGCGCGTGCTGCGCACCCGGGACACCATGGTCGTCGCCCCGGACGGCCGCACCGCCACCTTCGGCTCGCTCACCGAGACCGCCGCCCGGGTCCGTCGCCCCCGCGTGTCCAGCAAGCCCAAACCGGCGTCCCGGCACCGCGTGATCGGACACCCGACGACCCGCATCGACGCCCACGACATCGTCACCGGCCGTGCGCGCTACACCGGGGACCTGTCGGCGGCCGCGGCGAAGCCGACCGTGGTGGCCCGCCCGCCCACGCTCGGCGGCAAGGTCGTCTCGGTGGACGACCGCGCGGCCCGAGCCCTGCCCGGCGTCCTGGAAGTGGTCAGGATTCCCGGGGGAGTCGCCGTGGTCGCGGAGTCCTTCCACTACGCCTTCAAGGCACGGGACGCCCTGAGGATCACCTGGTCCGACGGACCGTTGGCGGAGCTGTCCGACGCGGCCATCCGCTCGCGGCTGCGAGCCGCGGTCCCGCCCCTCGGCAGACCGCCGCGCGGATCGGCCCAGTTGGAGGAGCGGTTCGAGTTCGCCTTCGTCGGCCACGCCCCGATGGAGGTCCTCACCGCCGTCGCGGACGTACGGGCCCGCCGTGCCGAGATCTGGTTCTCCTCCCAGTCGCCGATGGGCGCGCGGGAGGACATCGCCTCGGCCGTCGGGCTGCCGGCGTCCGCCGTACGCGTCCATGTCGTGCGCGGCGGCGGCTCGTTCGGGCGCCGGCTGGACCACGACGCGGCCATGGAAGCGGCCCTCATCTCCAAGAAGGCACACCTCCCGGTGAAGCTGATGTGGAGCCGCGCCGACGACATCAAGCACGGCCGGATGCGCCCCGCCTTCCAGCACCGCATCCGGGTCAGCCACGCCCAGGGGCGGGTCGTCGCCTTCGCCCACGCGACGGCCTCGGTGAGCGAGGCGTGGGAGGGGAAGTCCGCGCTGGGCGGCACCAGGGGAGTCGTCACCTCCGCGCAGGGCGGCACCAGGGGAGTCGTCACCTCCGCGCGGGGCGGGACCGCAAGGGGCGCCACTTCGGCGCGGGGCGGGACCGTACGGGGCGCCACCTCGGCGCGGGGCGGCATCACCGCCGCCGCCACCTCCCCGCTCCCCAGCGACAGCGGCCTCTACAACTTCGGGAAACTGTCCGGGGATTCGGGCTCCGTCGAGCTGGCGATGCCGCTCGGCGCCTGGCGGTCGGTGGATTCCGGGACCGTGCGGACGGCCGAGGAGATCGTCGTCGACGAGATCGCCCGGACCCTGGGCAAGGACCCGGTGGCGTTCCGCCGTACGACACTGCGCGGCAAGGCGGTCAGAGCGGTCCTCGACAAGGTCGCCACCGCCGGACAGTGGGGGCGGACGATGCCCGCCGGACAGGCCCAGGGCGTCGCCGTCCACGAGGAGTACGGGTCCTGCGTGGCCTGCCTGGTCGAGATCGACGCCGTCGACCCCGAGAACCCGCGGGTCACCAAGGTCGTGATGGCGGCCGACGTCGGGACGGCCGTCAACCCGCGCGGACTGGAGGCCCAGCTCATGGGCACGGCGGTCGACGGCATCTCCACGATCCTGCGGGCCGGCCTCCACATCGACCGGGGTGCCGTCCGCGAGAGCAGCTACGCCGACTTCCACTGGGCCCGCCAACGCCACGCCCCCCTCCACTTCGAGGCCCACATCCTCCCCACGGGCGGCGAGCCGGGCGGCGCCGGTGAACTCGGCGTCCCCGCGGCGGCCGGCGCCGTCGCCAACGCCTACGCCCGCGCCACCGGCACCAAACCCCGTCGCTTCCCCCTCAACTTCTGA
- a CDS encoding cysteine hydrolase family protein, translated as MTTGHLTVIDMQRVFADPDSPWATPRFAEAAQGVRRLLPAFGDRVTFTRFVAPERPTGAWRAYYEQWPFALQPPDAPLWYLTDDFATTAAHVLDAPTFGKWTPQLAARAGLQGPLYLTGVSTDCCVLSTALPAADAGVEVVVVADACAGADDDSHTKALQLLSLYRPLVRVSTVAEVLADRT; from the coding sequence ATGACCACCGGCCATCTGACGGTCATCGACATGCAGCGCGTCTTCGCCGACCCGGACAGCCCCTGGGCCACTCCGCGGTTCGCCGAGGCCGCGCAGGGCGTACGACGCCTGCTGCCGGCCTTCGGCGACCGGGTGACGTTCACCCGCTTCGTGGCCCCGGAGCGGCCGACCGGCGCCTGGCGGGCCTACTACGAACAGTGGCCGTTCGCCCTGCAACCCCCGGACGCCCCCCTCTGGTACCTGACGGACGACTTCGCGACCACCGCCGCCCACGTCCTCGACGCCCCGACGTTCGGCAAATGGACCCCGCAACTGGCCGCACGCGCGGGCCTGCAAGGGCCCCTCTACCTCACCGGCGTCAGCACCGACTGCTGCGTCCTGTCCACGGCGCTCCCGGCGGCGGACGCGGGTGTGGAGGTGGTGGTCGTCGCCGACGCGTGCGCGGGAGCGGACGACGACTCCCACACGAAGGCGTTGCAGCTGCTGAGCCTGTACCGACCGCTGGTGAGGGTGAGCACGGTCGCGGAAGTCCTGGCGGACAGGACATGA